The nucleotide window GGGAGCGAGCCTGCTCGCGATGACGACGGCACATTCAACATCAATGCAAGCTGACCCACCGCCATCGCGAGCAAGCCCGCTCCCACAGGGGATTGGTGGTGGGCGTGGAGGGTGTGTCCACCCGTGGCCCGGGTGGGAGCGGGCTTGCTCGCGAAGATGGCGGCACATTCAACATCGATGCAAGCTGACCCACCGCCATCGCGAGCAGGCTCGCTCCCACAGGGATTGGTGGTGGGCGTGGAGGGTGTGTTCACCCGTGGCCTGGGTGGGAGCAACTGTCTTACTTCCGCCACCCGTCACCGCCACTCAGTGCCGTCTCGAAGCATGGCATTCAGTCTGATTAGCAATATTCGCATGCAGGCGATGAGCGCGACTTTCGCGCTCTTGCCTCGCTCTCGAAGTGCTTCATACCGGGCCTTGAAGTCGGCGTGATAGCGGATGACAACCCAGCACGACATATAAAGCGCACGTCTGACCCGCGCTCTTCCTCCGTAAATCTGACGTTTGCCGCTGTGATTACCACTGTCGTCGTTGTAGGGGGCGATTCCCGCCAGGGCCGCGATCTCTCTGCGATCAAGCTCACCGAGTTCAGGCAGGTAAACCAACAAACTAGCAGTCGCCACAGTGCCGATCCCTTTAACTGACGTGAGTCGGTCGGCCTTCTCCGCATCCAGCTTACGCATGCTTTGATTAATGGCTTTGCCAAACTGCTTGATTTGGATTTGCAGGTAGCGAATATGGTCTTTGATCACCTCGATAACCGCCGGAAGCTGAGCCTGCTGCAGCCGGCGCTTGTTGTCATCTCGCTGCTGGACGAAGTGTTCGCGCAGCTGAATCAGCTCACGCAGTGCTTCACGCTCAGGTGAAATGGGCTTTTCGTGAGACGCATGCAGAGCTTCGGCAAAATCGGCAAGAACAGCCGCATCGATGGGGTCGGTCTTGGCATTCTTGCCCATTGCTACAGCGAAGGCTCTAACCCGGCGAGGGTTGATCCTGAGCACATTGAAACCTGCCTCCTGCAGTGCTGCCATAACCTTTCGTTCATAGCCGCCCGTGGCTTCCAGTAACACCCGGCCAATCGTGTACTGGCTTAGCTGTTCGACCAGTTGTGCAAAGCCCTCAAGCGTATTGGGGACCTCATAGCCTTGGTTCTGTGGTCGAACCCAAACGACGAGATTTGATTTGGATATATCGATACCGACCCAGGAAATCATGGCAAAACCCTCTTACACTCAGAAATGAGAGTGCTCTGGCTTTGCCCACGCTTGTGATTCGAGTGCCGCTCGTCCAACTGTTCGGGCTTATGGGCCAGAGTAGAAAGGTAGATGGCAGCTTTGCTCCCACTCGTGCTTCAAGCACCGCGGACTCACAGCTTGCCATCTACCCCTCTCAACCCAGAGTTTATTCCCTTACTCAGACACAAGCGGGCTTGCTCGCGAAGATGGCGGCACATTCAACATCGATGCGAGCTGACCCACCGCCATCGCGAGCAGGCTCGCTCCCACAGGGGGTAGTGGCTGGCATTTGGATCAAACCTGAAACGCCTGCACTGCCGTATGCAGGCGGCCGCCCAGCACCAGCAGGTTTTCGCCCTGTTCCCGTCCCTGGCCGATACGTAGCAGGTTTTCCCCGCCCAGTTGGTGAATGCGCTCGCTGTGATCGCGGATTTCGCTGACGGCGCCGCTCTGTTGGGCGGTGACTTCGGCGATGCGCACGGCGGTGTCGGCGATGGTCTGGATGGCATCGACGATTTTATCCAGTGCACCGTCGGCCGCTTGTGCCTGGTTGGCGGTGGCTTTGGCGTGTTCGACTTGGGCGCGCATGCCATCGACTGACTGGCGCGCGGCCAGTTGCAGGCGAGCGATCAAGGCCTGGATTTCGGCCGTGGCCCCGGCCGTGCGTTGGGCCAGGGAACGAACTTCTTCGGCCACTACCGCAAAACCTCGGCCCATCTCTCCGGCGCGGGCGGCCTCGATGGCGGCATTGAGTGCCAGCAGGTTGGTCTGGTCGGCAATCGAGCGAATCACCGTCAACACGCCGCCGATGGTGGCCGATTCCTCGGCCAGTTGTTCGATCATCTGCGCGTTGCCTTGTACTTCGCCCACCAGTGCATGCAGTCCGGTGAGGCTCAGGCCAATGACTTTCTGCCCCTGCTCCACGGCATGCCCGGCGCTGCGGCTGGCGTCGGCGGCCTGGCTGGCGTCGCCGGCCACCTGTTGAATCGTCGCTTCAAGTTCGCTGAGGGAGTCGCGGATCAGCGCCGTGTCGTCGGCCTGGTATTGCGCGCCGCTGTGCATTTCGGCGCTGAGATCGGCCAGGGTCCGGCTGCTGCCAGCGACCTGTTCGGCGTTCAGGTGAATGGTGCCCACCAGGTCCGCCAGATAGGCCCGCAGCCGATTGAGTGATGCTTGGATGTCTTGCAGCTCACGGTTGCTGGCGCCCACATGGATGTCGCGGCTGAAGTCGCCTTCGGCCCAGGTCGACAGGGCCGGTGCCAGGTGGGTCAAGGTTCGGGCCAGGCGTCGTTGCAAAGTATCGATGAGCAATGCGATCAACAGGATCAAGCCGATTATCACCCCCTGGATCAACCGGACCTCGCCCTGGATCTGCCCGTGTTGGGCTCGCACTACGGGCTCCAGTGCATCGATCGCCTGTTGCACGTCGGCGGTTTTCACATGGGTGGCGTTGCTCAGTTCGGTGCGCTTCTGGATCAGCTCGCGGGTGCGCGCCAGCTCCGCGGGGTAGCGTCCGAGCAGGCTGTTGAGTTCGCGCTTGAGGGCGATGCCGGCGTCTTCGGCGACAGCTTTTTCCTGGTTTTCCAGGCCCATCAGCGCGGCGAAATCATCGCCGGCGGAGTCGCTGCTGGTTGTCACGCCCAGCAACGGCAGGCTGTCCAGTTGACCGGCCTGGGCACGGATGCTTGCAAGTTCCCGCTCGACATCGTCGGCCAATTCGCTGCGCCCGCTGCTGACCAGTTTGTCCCGCGCAAGGGACAGCCGCCCCAGGTGCTGCGATGCGCTGAACAACAAAGGCAAGTAACTCGGGGCGCCGTTGGCGTACCGGGCGAGCTGGTCCAGGTTGGCGCCCAGTTCACGCTCGGCCTGCAGCAGCAGGGCCTGGGGATCACCAGCCAGCTTGCCGGCGCCCAGCAGCTCGGTCTTGCTGAAGTCTTCCAGGCTCGACAGGCTCGGCCTGAGGGTGCGGGCCAGTTCCGGAGGAAATCGATCCAGTTCTTTTTGCAGGGTGTCGAGGGCCTGACTGGCGGCACTGAGGCGCAAGGCGTCGCCACTGGCCAGATAATCCTCGATGTTGCGCGTCACCGCGCCCTGGAATTGCCGTGACAGGCCCAAGTAGCGCTCCATCAACAGGTAAGGACGTTCCAGCGCGGCTTGGGACCACCATAGCGTGGCGCCGAGGCCCAGGCAGACGGCCAATAAAAGCAGGGTATTGAGGTTGGTCAGCAGTTTCAGGCGCATTCAAGGTCTACCGGGGGCAGAATCGTAAGTGCCTGAATTTATTGCGCTTGAGTTACAGGTTTATGACCGAGTCGGTGGATTCCGATGAAAAAGTGGCACTTTGCCTTGCGCTCTGTACCCGGTTGCGACCGGCGTGCTTGGCGCGATACAGGGCTTCATCCGCCTCACTGGCCATCATCAGGCTGTCGGACGCCTCGCTCATCTCCACCACACCGGCACTGAACGTGCACCACAGGTCCTGGGGCTGGGCCGGGTAGTGGATCTCGGCAAAGCGTTGGCGGATTTCGTCCAGTACCGCGCAGGCGTCGTTGATGTTGGTGTCTGGCATGACAATGGCGAACTCTTCGCCGCCATAACGGCCGATGAAATCGGTCTTGCGCAGGCGCTGCTTTAGAAACAGTGCCAGGCTCTTGATCACCCGGTCGCCCATGGGGTGGCCATGGCTGTCGTTGACCCGTTTGAAATGGTCGATGTCCAGCATGGCGAAGCTCAGCGGCTTGTCTTCGCGGCGGGCGCGGAAGCAGCAGTCTTCGAGCAGTTGCAGGATGTGGGTGTGGTTGTACAGGCCGGTGAGGCTGTCGCGCACCATCCGCGCCTTGAGGTTGCGGGCCCGGGCCGCACGGTTGCGCACGGTGGTAATCAGGTGGCGGGGCTTGATGGGTTTGGTCAGGAAATCATCGCCGCCCTCGCTCATGGCATCGAGCTGCTTGTCCAGGTCGTCTTCGGCGGACAGGTAGATGATCGGCACGCTGACATAGCGGTCATTGTGGCGGATCACTTTCGCCAGTTCCGTACCGGTGCAGGCGGGCATGTACATGTCGAGAATGATCAGGTCGGGCTGGAAATCAGCCAGCTCGGCCATGGCCTGGATCGGTTCGATCAGCGTGCGGGTGACGATGCCGGCGCTGTTGAGCAGGCGCTCGGTGTGCAGGGCCTGGGCGCGGGAGTCATCGATGATCAGCACTTTATAGGGTTCGTACTGGGCGACGCAGGTCAGCACCTCGATCTTCTCCAGCAGGCTCGAGGCCTCGAGGGTGCCGGTGAGGAACTCCTGCCCGCCGGCGCGCACGGCCGCCAGACGTGTCGGGGTATCGGTTTCCAGCAGGCTGAAGAACAACAGCGGTAACGGCTGTTCCAGACCTTGCTGGGCTTCGGCCGCCAGTTTCAGGCCGATGCCGGGGCCGCTGAAATCCACATCCATGACAATCGCCGCCGGCAGCCGCTCGATCATCGAGGCGCGAAATGCCGCGACACTGTCCAACGCCTGGGCGCTGAGGCCGAAGAACTCCAGTTGCTTGGCCAGGCGTTCGGCCCGGTCATGGTCTTGCAGCAACACATAGATGGGTTTGCGCAACGGCGGCAGGAAGGTTTGTTCGAGCTGGTCTCCATGGCGCAGGCCGGTACGGGACAGGCGCTGCATCAGGCGATTGATCTCAGTGATCAGTTGACTGCTCAGCCGCCCGCGATTGGCATCCACCGCTTGCAGTGACTGGCTGATGCCCTGTGCCAGTTGGGAATGCTCCGGCTGTTCGAAGCGCTCCGCAAAACGCAGCAGGCGCAGATTGGCTTCGCTGAGCTCCAACAGGTCGGTGCTGGACCACTCGCTGCGTTGCAGGCGTTGCCAGATC belongs to Pseudomonas sp. B21-028 and includes:
- a CDS encoding methyl-accepting chemotaxis protein, whose translation is MIEQLAEESATIGGVLTVIRSIADQTNLLALNAAIEAARAGEMGRGFAVVAEEVRSLAQRTAGATAEIQALIARLQLAARQSVDGMRAQVEHAKATANQAQAADGALDKIVDAIQTIADTAVRIAEVTAQQSGAVSEIRDHSERIHQLGGENLLRIGQGREQGENLLVLGGRLHTAVQAFQV
- a CDS encoding PleD family two-component system response regulator encodes the protein MTEPEDPSRERLKHHFAQRVIHQARQILEIWQRLQRSEWSSTDLLELSEANLRLLRFAERFEQPEHSQLAQGISQSLQAVDANRGRLSSQLITEINRLMQRLSRTGLRHGDQLEQTFLPPLRKPIYVLLQDHDRAERLAKQLEFFGLSAQALDSVAAFRASMIERLPAAIVMDVDFSGPGIGLKLAAEAQQGLEQPLPLLFFSLLETDTPTRLAAVRAGGQEFLTGTLEASSLLEKIEVLTCVAQYEPYKVLIIDDSRAQALHTERLLNSAGIVTRTLIEPIQAMAELADFQPDLIILDMYMPACTGTELAKVIRHNDRYVSVPIIYLSAEDDLDKQLDAMSEGGDDFLTKPIKPRHLITTVRNRAARARNLKARMVRDSLTGLYNHTHILQLLEDCCFRARREDKPLSFAMLDIDHFKRVNDSHGHPMGDRVIKSLALFLKQRLRKTDFIGRYGGEEFAIVMPDTNINDACAVLDEIRQRFAEIHYPAQPQDLWCTFSAGVVEMSEASDSLMMASEADEALYRAKHAGRNRVQSARQSATFSSESTDSVINL
- a CDS encoding IS110 family transposase; the encoded protein is MISWVGIDISKSNLVVWVRPQNQGYEVPNTLEGFAQLVEQLSQYTIGRVLLEATGGYERKVMAALQEAGFNVLRINPRRVRAFAVAMGKNAKTDPIDAAVLADFAEALHASHEKPISPEREALRELIQLREHFVQQRDDNKRRLQQAQLPAVIEVIKDHIRYLQIQIKQFGKAINQSMRKLDAEKADRLTSVKGIGTVATASLLVYLPELGELDRREIAALAGIAPYNDDSGNHSGKRQIYGGRARVRRALYMSCWVVIRYHADFKARYEALRERGKSAKVALIACMRILLIRLNAMLRDGTEWR